A portion of the Platichthys flesus chromosome 7, fPlaFle2.1, whole genome shotgun sequence genome contains these proteins:
- the frmd4bb gene encoding FERM domain-containing protein 4B isoform X2, whose translation MTEGRLCQVQLLDDRKLELLVQPKLLSYELLDLVTSHFNLKEKEFFGLAYSDDNGQRKWLQMDRRVHEHDFSKKPGPITLSFLVRFYVENITLLKDIITVELFFLNAKSAVYNGIIEVESENVFKLAANALQEAKGDYTSDENTRADLKKLPTLPTKVLKEHPSLAYCEDRVIEYYKQRKGVSRGQAIVQYLTLVESLPTYGVHYYEVKDKQGMPWWLGISYKGIGQYDLQDRLKPRKLYQWKQLENLYFREKKFAVEVNDPHRRAVTKRTFGQTGLIIHTWYASHSLIKTIWVMAISQHQFYLDRKQSKGKLVAARSLDEIAMDLTDHGGPKINRLADASLKNNLITSSNGSLVSTGSGDSEMSEEQKKEKLSELRKKEQDIQDILAKKTKELKKICLREAELTGKLPLDYPLSSGERPPQVRRRVGTAFKLDDLFPYNEDPFLRNLESRFALQQKIVEAAKKLANESDLCKTVKKKRRRNCLDAMHRLQLIEDEMNQYRIKKGKKPTQRASVIIADELIRSDCSSLSSLPLDDDDSDGVNQRPRSRSVQGSPQLSPMRSLGADYDLDRQGCPRENHKNSKNHSRLAFEGQSGSHYYQNPREVSSTHSSPCKTLPRPSRDPRSMPPTPVMTRNAYSSSQLRSEGSPHGFRQRSGSLESQPRLRKDTDSEKPVFILSHRSNSTEVLEDFSSYTSQSSLDYCGPANSHYSTLDSRTSTMHRLHRKVEVYGNTGSMPNLVQHHAGCSYSCDTPSHYAQSPYYVTDYACSDIEPYSNGAYVYEDEVEGHYNVNPSYQTNGYHGHDRFRHYSSDRADGLSQNPYATMRPPRNRDGPRNELLAKNMQKALVAEHLKGWYHRSRVPREGGRGPLTGYDFDSGSQLSLGYQTMPAGFSHSSRTTSFSSVSSAESAGNWRNQLAVGLTEYDSPVTPQYPQPGGHASPYNRSPAHSRFYLDGGYMSIRPGPAAREGDQVGTRDAHTNVSGCHNSRLRGCYIRGSPRVHLSSCLK comes from the exons atgaCCGAGGGCAGACTTTGTCAAGTGCAGCTGCTGGACGACAGGAAGCTTGAGCTGCTGGTTCAG cCTAAGCTGCTGTCCTACGAGCTCCTCGACTTGGTGACCTCCCACTTCAACCTCAAAGAGAAGGAATTCTTTGGACTCGCATATTCCGATGACAA TGGTCAGCGGAAGTGGCTGCAGATGGACCGCAGGGTTCATGAACATGACTTCTCCAAGAAGCCCGGGCCCATCACCCTCAGCTTCCTGGTCAG GTTCTATGTAGAAAACATAACGCTGCTTAAGGACATCATCACGGTGGAGTTGTTCTTCCTGAACGCAAAATCTGCTGTCTACAAT GGGATCATCGAAGTGGAAAGTGAAAACGTCTTCAAATTAGCCGCGAATGCTTTGCAG GAGGCGAAGGGAGACTACACAAG TGACGAAAACACTCGAGCGGACTTGAAGAAACTCCCAACCCTTCCCACCAAAGTACTTAAGGAACATCCATCTCTTGCATACTG TGAGGATCGAGTGATTGAATATTATAAACAGCGGAAAGGGGTCTCCAGAGGACAGGCCATTGTGCA GTATCTGACATTAGTGGAATCACTGCCCACGTACGGCGTGCACTATTATGAAGTTAAG GATAAACAAGGGATGCCCTGGTGGCTTGGAATCAGCTATAAAGGCATCGGCCAGTACGACCTGCAGGACAGATTAAAACCTCGAAAG CTCTACCAGTGGAAGCAGCTGGAAAACCTGTACTTCCGAGAGAAAAAGTTTGCCGTGGAAGTTAACGATCCTCACAG GAGAGCTGTAACCAAGCGCACTTTCGGGCAGACAGGCCTTATCATCCACACGTGGTATGCCAGCCACTCTCTGATCAAAACCATCTGGGTCATGGCTATTAGCCAGCACCAGTTCTACCTGGATAGAAAGCAAAGTAAA GGAAAATTAGTAGCAGCAAGGAGCTTGGACGAAATTGCCATGGATCTCACGGACCACGGAGGACCAAAGATAAACAGACTGGCAGACGCAAGCCTGAAGAATAACTTAATAACATCCAGCAATGGGAGCCTGGTCTCTACAG GATCCGGAGACTCTGAGATgagtgaggagcagaagaaagagaagctgTCTGagctgagaaaaaaagagcaggACATCCAAGACATCTTGGCCAAGAAAACAAAGGAACTGAAAAAGATTTGTCTGCGAGAGGCG gagCTCACTGGCAAGCTGCCGCTGGACTATCCCCTCTCCTCAGGTGAGAGGCCGCCGCAGGTCAGACGGCGAGTTGGCACCGCTTTCAAGCTGGATGACCTGTTCCCCTACAACGAG GATCCTTTCCTTAGGAACCTGGAGAGCAGATTCGCGCTACAGCAAAAGATTGTGGAGGCAGCCAAAAAACTTGCAAATGAGTCAGACTTGtgcaaaacagtgaaaaagaagaggagaagaaactgTCTGGACGCCATGCACCGGCTCCAGCTGATAGAGGACGAGATGAACCAGTACAGGATCAAGAAGGGGAAGAAGCCCACGCAGCGGGCCTCCGTCATCATCGCAG ATGAACTCATCCGTTCAGACTGCAGCTCCCTGTCGAGTCTCCCACTGGATGATG ATGATTCAGACGGCGTCAATCAGAGGCCGCGGTCACGGTCGGTCCAAGGCTCCCCTCAGCTCAGTCCCATGCGCTCGCTGGGGGCGGACTATGATCTGGATCGACAGGGATGTCCGAGGGAAAATCACAAGAACAGCAAGAACCACAGCAG ATTAGCTTTTGAAGGCCAGTCGGGTTCCCACTACTACCAGAATCCAAGAGAGGTCTCCTCCACTCACAGTAGTCCCTGTAAAACCCTTCCCAGACCTTCCAGAGATCCACGCAGCATGCCTCCTACCCCGGTTATGACCCGCAATGCCTACAGCAGCAGCCAGCTCAG GTCGGAGGGGTCTCCTCATGGCTTCAGGCAGCGCAGCGGGAGTCTGGAGTCGCAGCCCCGACTAAGAAAAGACACCGACTCCGAGAAGCCGGTGTTCATATTGTCCCACCGCAGCAACAGCACAGAGGTGTTGGAGGACTTCTCCTCCTACACCAGTCAGTCCAGCCTGGACTACTGCGGGCCGGCCAACTCCCACTACAGTACACTGGACTCCCGCACCTCCACCATGCATCGTCTCCACAGGAAGGTGGAGGTGTACGGAAACACCGGGAGCATGCCCAACTTGGTGCAGCACCATGCCGGCTGCAGTTACTCCTGTGACACCCCATCCCACTATGCCCAGAGTCCCTACTACGTCACTGACTACGCCTGCTCGGACATTGAGCCGTACTCTAACGGTGCGTACGTGTATGAGGACGAAGTCGAGGGCCACTACAACGTCAACCCTTCCTACCAAACGAATGGGTACCACGGACATGACAGATTCAGGCATTACAGCAGTGACCGGGCAGATGGTCTATCCCAGAATCCCTATGCCACAATGAGGCCGCCGCGGAACAGGGACGGCCCCAGGAATGAGCTCCTGGCCAAGAACATGCAGAAGGCCCTGGTGGCGGAGCATCTGAAAGGCTGGTACCATCGCAGCAGGGTCcccagggagggagggagagggccGCTCACCGGGTACGATTTCGACAGCGGCTCCCAGCTCAGCCTGGGCTACCAGACCATGCCAGCGGGCTTCAGCCACTCCAGCAGAACCACGTCCTTCTCCTCAG TGTCCTCAGCGGAGAGCGCGGGCAACTGGCGCAATCAGCTGGCAGTGGGCCTGACGGAGTACGACTCGCCCGTCACACCTCAGTACCCTCAGCCCGGAGGCCACGCCTCGCCCTACAACCGCAGTCCGGCACACAGCAG atTTTACCTGGATGGAGGCTACATGAGCATCCGCCCAGGGCCAGCAGCACGTGAAGGGGATCAAGTTGGAACACGGgatgcacacacaaacgtttCTGGCTGCCACAACTCTCGTCTCAGGGGGTGTTACATCCGTGGCAGCCCGCGTGTGCACCTGTCCTCATGTTTAAAGTAA
- the frmd4bb gene encoding FERM domain-containing protein 4B isoform X1, translating into MTEGRLCQVQLLDDRKLELLVQPKLLSYELLDLVTSHFNLKEKEFFGLAYSDDNGQRKWLQMDRRVHEHDFSKKPGPITLSFLVRFYVENITLLKDIITVELFFLNAKSAVYNGIIEVESENVFKLAANALQEAKGDYTSDENTRADLKKLPTLPTKVLKEHPSLAYCEDRVIEYYKQRKGVSRGQAIVQYLTLVESLPTYGVHYYEVKDKQGMPWWLGISYKGIGQYDLQDRLKPRKLYQWKQLENLYFREKKFAVEVNDPHRRAVTKRTFGQTGLIIHTWYASHSLIKTIWVMAISQHQFYLDRKQSKGKLVAARSLDEIAMDLTDHGGPKINRLADASLKNNLITSSNGSLVSTGSGDSEMSEEQKKEKLSELRKKEQDIQDILAKKTKELKKICLREAELTGKLPLDYPLSSGERPPQVRRRVGTAFKLDDLFPYNEDPFLRNLESRFALQQKIVEAAKKLANESDLCKTVKKKRRRNCLDAMHRLQLIEDEMNQYRIKKGKKPTQRASVIIADELIRSDCSSLSSLPLDDDDSDGVNQRPRSRSVQGSPQLSPMRSLGADYDLDRQGCPRENHKNSKNHSRLAFEGQSGSHYYQNPREVSSTHSSPCKTLPRPSRDPRSMPPTPVMTRNAYSSSQLRSEGSPHGFRQRSGSLESQPRLRKDTDSEKPVFILSHRSNSTEVLEDFSSYTSQSSLDYCGPANSHYSTLDSRTSTMHRLHRKVEVYGNTGSMPNLVQHHAGCSYSCDTPSHYAQSPYYVTDYACSDIEPYSNGAYVYEDEVEGHYNVNPSYQTNGYHGHDRFRHYSSDRADGLSQNPYATMRPPRNRDGPRNELLAKNMQKALVAEHLKGWYHRSRVPREGGRGPLTGYDFDSGSQLSLGYQTMPAGFSHSSRTTSFSSVSSAESAGNWRNQLAVGLTEYDSPVTPQYPQPGGHASPYNRSPAHSRLSPENKVSDTVPSNSETVEVVGAEATSADEPSDNRSSS; encoded by the exons atgaCCGAGGGCAGACTTTGTCAAGTGCAGCTGCTGGACGACAGGAAGCTTGAGCTGCTGGTTCAG cCTAAGCTGCTGTCCTACGAGCTCCTCGACTTGGTGACCTCCCACTTCAACCTCAAAGAGAAGGAATTCTTTGGACTCGCATATTCCGATGACAA TGGTCAGCGGAAGTGGCTGCAGATGGACCGCAGGGTTCATGAACATGACTTCTCCAAGAAGCCCGGGCCCATCACCCTCAGCTTCCTGGTCAG GTTCTATGTAGAAAACATAACGCTGCTTAAGGACATCATCACGGTGGAGTTGTTCTTCCTGAACGCAAAATCTGCTGTCTACAAT GGGATCATCGAAGTGGAAAGTGAAAACGTCTTCAAATTAGCCGCGAATGCTTTGCAG GAGGCGAAGGGAGACTACACAAG TGACGAAAACACTCGAGCGGACTTGAAGAAACTCCCAACCCTTCCCACCAAAGTACTTAAGGAACATCCATCTCTTGCATACTG TGAGGATCGAGTGATTGAATATTATAAACAGCGGAAAGGGGTCTCCAGAGGACAGGCCATTGTGCA GTATCTGACATTAGTGGAATCACTGCCCACGTACGGCGTGCACTATTATGAAGTTAAG GATAAACAAGGGATGCCCTGGTGGCTTGGAATCAGCTATAAAGGCATCGGCCAGTACGACCTGCAGGACAGATTAAAACCTCGAAAG CTCTACCAGTGGAAGCAGCTGGAAAACCTGTACTTCCGAGAGAAAAAGTTTGCCGTGGAAGTTAACGATCCTCACAG GAGAGCTGTAACCAAGCGCACTTTCGGGCAGACAGGCCTTATCATCCACACGTGGTATGCCAGCCACTCTCTGATCAAAACCATCTGGGTCATGGCTATTAGCCAGCACCAGTTCTACCTGGATAGAAAGCAAAGTAAA GGAAAATTAGTAGCAGCAAGGAGCTTGGACGAAATTGCCATGGATCTCACGGACCACGGAGGACCAAAGATAAACAGACTGGCAGACGCAAGCCTGAAGAATAACTTAATAACATCCAGCAATGGGAGCCTGGTCTCTACAG GATCCGGAGACTCTGAGATgagtgaggagcagaagaaagagaagctgTCTGagctgagaaaaaaagagcaggACATCCAAGACATCTTGGCCAAGAAAACAAAGGAACTGAAAAAGATTTGTCTGCGAGAGGCG gagCTCACTGGCAAGCTGCCGCTGGACTATCCCCTCTCCTCAGGTGAGAGGCCGCCGCAGGTCAGACGGCGAGTTGGCACCGCTTTCAAGCTGGATGACCTGTTCCCCTACAACGAG GATCCTTTCCTTAGGAACCTGGAGAGCAGATTCGCGCTACAGCAAAAGATTGTGGAGGCAGCCAAAAAACTTGCAAATGAGTCAGACTTGtgcaaaacagtgaaaaagaagaggagaagaaactgTCTGGACGCCATGCACCGGCTCCAGCTGATAGAGGACGAGATGAACCAGTACAGGATCAAGAAGGGGAAGAAGCCCACGCAGCGGGCCTCCGTCATCATCGCAG ATGAACTCATCCGTTCAGACTGCAGCTCCCTGTCGAGTCTCCCACTGGATGATG ATGATTCAGACGGCGTCAATCAGAGGCCGCGGTCACGGTCGGTCCAAGGCTCCCCTCAGCTCAGTCCCATGCGCTCGCTGGGGGCGGACTATGATCTGGATCGACAGGGATGTCCGAGGGAAAATCACAAGAACAGCAAGAACCACAGCAG ATTAGCTTTTGAAGGCCAGTCGGGTTCCCACTACTACCAGAATCCAAGAGAGGTCTCCTCCACTCACAGTAGTCCCTGTAAAACCCTTCCCAGACCTTCCAGAGATCCACGCAGCATGCCTCCTACCCCGGTTATGACCCGCAATGCCTACAGCAGCAGCCAGCTCAG GTCGGAGGGGTCTCCTCATGGCTTCAGGCAGCGCAGCGGGAGTCTGGAGTCGCAGCCCCGACTAAGAAAAGACACCGACTCCGAGAAGCCGGTGTTCATATTGTCCCACCGCAGCAACAGCACAGAGGTGTTGGAGGACTTCTCCTCCTACACCAGTCAGTCCAGCCTGGACTACTGCGGGCCGGCCAACTCCCACTACAGTACACTGGACTCCCGCACCTCCACCATGCATCGTCTCCACAGGAAGGTGGAGGTGTACGGAAACACCGGGAGCATGCCCAACTTGGTGCAGCACCATGCCGGCTGCAGTTACTCCTGTGACACCCCATCCCACTATGCCCAGAGTCCCTACTACGTCACTGACTACGCCTGCTCGGACATTGAGCCGTACTCTAACGGTGCGTACGTGTATGAGGACGAAGTCGAGGGCCACTACAACGTCAACCCTTCCTACCAAACGAATGGGTACCACGGACATGACAGATTCAGGCATTACAGCAGTGACCGGGCAGATGGTCTATCCCAGAATCCCTATGCCACAATGAGGCCGCCGCGGAACAGGGACGGCCCCAGGAATGAGCTCCTGGCCAAGAACATGCAGAAGGCCCTGGTGGCGGAGCATCTGAAAGGCTGGTACCATCGCAGCAGGGTCcccagggagggagggagagggccGCTCACCGGGTACGATTTCGACAGCGGCTCCCAGCTCAGCCTGGGCTACCAGACCATGCCAGCGGGCTTCAGCCACTCCAGCAGAACCACGTCCTTCTCCTCAG TGTCCTCAGCGGAGAGCGCGGGCAACTGGCGCAATCAGCTGGCAGTGGGCCTGACGGAGTACGACTCGCCCGTCACACCTCAGTACCCTCAGCCCGGAGGCCACGCCTCGCCCTACAACCGCAGTCCGGCACACAGCAG ACTTTCTCCCGAAAACAAAGTGTCTGACACAGTGCCTAGCAATTCAGAGACAGTTGAAGTGGTTGGCGCTGAGGCCACTAGCGCAGATGAACCATCAGACAACCGGTCTAGCAGTTAA
- the lmod3 gene encoding leiomodin-3, producing the protein MSNGREPDEVDEEDIDEDELLAMLSPEELQELQSEMDVIIAPDERVPVGQRQKDQTEKTPTGTFDHRSLVDYMYWEKESKRMLDEERVPATLLPSAKTLREEAERKEKEENTDTGNYEEYEVIEEVIEEEAVDAENGEEIIEEIIEEIVEVVDETDEKDEEEEVKEERELQPPVNNEEHENTDNCVDPQDNILKTVKEKNSDGDQPPPDRADKMKSVAPGPSTSPLEEKEEIKTTDTLLPKDSPEAPQINDTSDKLPPKEERKINKLNIPKLSLNNIKMTSRPSGNETNLESTLDKIRNNNPSINEVNLNNIENIPKDMLLDYVNGLKKNKHVKTFSIANTGVDENIAFNLANMLRENRSITTLNIESNFVTGKGIVAIIRCLQFNETLTELRFHNQRHMLGHHSEMEISRLLKANHTLLKMGYHFEQAGPRMVVTNLLTRNLDRQRQQRKEEQKQLQLRENKELMQMYESSLNLPPGLLEMLGYIPPIELLQEYGLVPPSADISAWPKTRPQTEQPEQPEPQKQPEPQKQPEPQKQLNHKGIPEQPSAEPANPLRDVQLKRTPKKRDPFLDQDPRDNRRPVNPGFQLRKTRRVEAHSEEVIDERPNLTNVIKTLKPVPRRRLPPKVDVTPRDQLLGAIKKSNVAFLKAVPLPKALESSETNLL; encoded by the exons ATGTCCAACGGCAGGGAGCCCGATGAAGTCGACGAGGAGGACATCGACGAGGATGAACTCCTCGCCATGCTTTCGCCcgaggagcttcaggagcttcagagTGAGATGGATGTTATTATTGCCCCAGACGAGAGAGTGCCGGTCGGACAGAGGCAGAAGGACCAGACCGAAAAGACTCCGACTGGGACGTTCGACCACAGATCACTGGTTGATTACATGTACTGGGAGAAAGAGTCCAAACGCATGCTTGATGAGGAAAGAGTCCCAGCTACTCTACTGCCCAGTGCG AAAACTTTGAGGGAAGAAgctgaaaggaaagaaaaagaagaaaacacagacacaggaaactATGAAGAGTATGAAGTGATAGAGGAAGTCATTGAAGAAGAAGCTGTGGATGCTGAAAACGGAGAGGAAATTATCGAGGAGATAATCGAGGAAATTGTTGAAGTAGTTGATGAGACCGACGAgaaggacgaagaggaggaggtgaaggaggagagggagctgcAGCCACCGGTGAATAATGAAGAACATGAAAATACAGACAACTGTGTGGATCCTCAAGATAACATTTTGAAAACCGTGAAGGAAAAAAATTCAGATGGTGATCAGCCTCCTCCAGATAGAGCAGACAAGATGAAGAGCGTAGCCCCAGGACCCAGCACATCACCTCtcgaagagaaagaggaaataaaaacaacagacactttGCTTCCCAAAGATTCCCCAGAGGCTCCGCAGATAAATGACACCAGTGATAAGCTCCCGccgaaagaagagagaaaaattaACAAATTGAATATCCCGAAACTTTCTCTGAACAACATTAAAATGACATCAAGACCTTCAGGAAATGAGACGAACTTGGAGTCGACCCTTGACAAGATCCGCAACAACAACCCCTCAATCAACGAGGTAAACCTCAACAATATAGAAAACATTCCCAAAGACATGCTCCTGGACTACGTCAACGGCTTGAAGAAGAACAAACACGTAAAAACGTTCAGCATAGCCAACACAGGTGTGGATGAAAACATAGCTTTCAATCTGGCCAACATGTTACGAGAGAATCGCAGCATCACGACCCTGAACATCGAGTCTAACTTCGTCACGGGGAAGGGAATCGTAGCCATCATCCGCTGCCTCCAATTCAACGAGACTCTCACGGAGCTGCGGTTTCACAACCAGAGGCACATGCTGGGTCACCACTCCGAGATGGAGATCTCACGTCTGCTCAAGGCCAACCACACCCTCCTGAAGATGGGCTATCACTTTGAGCAGGCGGGGCCCAGGATGGTGGTGACCAACCTCTTGACCAGGAACCTGGACCgtcagaggcagcagaggaaggaggagcagaagcagctgcagctgagggaGAACAAGGAGCTGATGCAGATGTATGAGAGCAGTCTGAACCTGCCTCCTGGTTTACTTGAGATGCTCGGGTACATACCGCCCATAGAACTCTTGCAGGAGTACGGGCTTGTCCCGCCCTCGGCAGATATCAGCGCTTGGCCTAAAACACGCCCTCAGAcagagcagccagagcagcCAGAGCCCCAGAAGCAGCCAGAGCCCCAGAAGCAGCCAGAACCCCAGAAGCAGCTCAATCATAAAGGCATTCCCGAACAACCCAGCGCTGAACCAGCCAACCCTTTAAGGGACGTGCAGCTGAAGAGGACGCCCAAGAAACGTGACCCTTTCCTGGACCAGGACCCGAGGGATAACAGGAGACCAGTGAACCCCGGTTTCCAGCTGAGGAAGACTCGCAGGGTGGAGGCACACAGCGAAGAGGTGATAGATGAAAGACCCAACCTGACTAATGTGATTAAGACCTTGAAGCCTGTCCCTCGCAGACGGTTGCCACCCAAGGTTGATGTCACACCACGCGATCAGCTCCTGGGCGCGATCAAAAAGAGCAACGTGGCCTTTCTCAAAGCT GTGCCGCTTCCTAAAGCACTGGAATCAAGTGAAACAAATCTCCTCTGA